The Streptomyces cynarae genome contains a region encoding:
- a CDS encoding phosphocholine-specific phospholipase C: MPEVNRRRFLQLAGGTAAFTALSSSIERAAALPANHRSGTIEDVEHIVVLMQENRSFDHYFGTLRGVRGFGDPRPVTLQNGKTVWHQSDGTKDILPFHPDADDLGLAFIQDLPHGWNDGHAAFDGGKYDKWVPSKGSTTMAYLTREDIPFHYALADAFTICDAYHCSFIGSTDPNRYYMWTGYTGNDGQGGGPVLGNDEAGYSWTTYPERLEKAGVSWKIYQDVGDGLDANGSWGWIQDAYRGNYGDNSLLYFTQYQNAKPGDPLYDKARTGTDARKGEGFFDQLKADVKSGELPQISWIVAPEAFTEHPNWPANYGAWYISQVLDALTSDPAVWAKTALFITYDENDGFFDHLIPPIPPASAAQGRSTVDVGPDLFKGDGGHVAGAYGLGQRVPMLVVSPWSKGGYVCSETLDHTSVIRFMERRFGVHEPNISPWRRAISGDLTSAFDFSRKDTEPVALPSTDGYQPPDRDRHPDYVPTPPADGTLPKQERGLRPTRPLKYAPSVDGSADTAAGTFTLTFASGAHAGAAFLVTSGNRTDGPWNYTTEAGTSVSDTWNSAYSGGSYDLTVHGPNGSLRVFEGHGKAAGPEVTARHTGDDLALTFTNKGSGTVKLKVTSGYGGRPQTVTVRPGATVKHTVDLGSSRRWYDLTVTSDADPSFLRRFAGHVENGRPGVSDPAIVTE; this comes from the coding sequence ATGCCTGAAGTGAATCGGCGCCGATTCCTCCAACTCGCGGGCGGCACCGCCGCGTTCACCGCCCTCTCCAGCAGCATCGAGCGCGCCGCGGCCCTGCCCGCCAACCACCGTTCCGGCACCATCGAGGACGTCGAGCACATCGTCGTCCTGATGCAGGAGAACCGTTCCTTCGACCACTACTTCGGCACCCTCAGAGGCGTCCGCGGCTTCGGTGACCCGCGCCCGGTGACCCTGCAGAACGGCAAGACGGTCTGGCACCAGTCGGACGGCACCAAGGACATCCTGCCGTTCCACCCCGACGCCGACGACCTGGGCCTCGCCTTCATCCAGGACCTGCCGCACGGCTGGAACGACGGGCACGCCGCCTTCGACGGGGGCAAGTACGACAAGTGGGTGCCGTCCAAGGGCTCCACGACCATGGCGTACTTGACGCGTGAGGACATCCCCTTCCACTACGCGCTCGCCGACGCGTTCACCATCTGCGACGCGTACCACTGCTCGTTCATCGGCTCCACCGACCCGAACCGCTACTACATGTGGACGGGCTACACCGGCAACGACGGCCAGGGCGGCGGCCCGGTCCTCGGCAACGACGAGGCCGGCTACAGCTGGACCACCTACCCCGAGCGCCTGGAGAAGGCGGGGGTCTCCTGGAAGATCTACCAGGACGTCGGCGACGGCCTCGACGCGAACGGCTCCTGGGGCTGGATCCAGGACGCCTACCGCGGCAACTACGGCGACAACTCGCTGCTCTACTTCACCCAGTACCAGAACGCGAAGCCCGGCGACCCGCTCTACGACAAGGCCCGCACCGGCACCGACGCCCGCAAGGGCGAGGGCTTCTTCGACCAGCTCAAGGCCGACGTGAAGTCCGGCGAGCTGCCGCAGATATCCTGGATCGTCGCCCCCGAGGCCTTCACGGAGCACCCCAACTGGCCCGCCAACTACGGCGCCTGGTACATCTCACAGGTCCTCGACGCGCTCACCTCCGACCCGGCGGTGTGGGCGAAGACGGCCCTGTTCATCACCTACGACGAGAACGACGGCTTCTTCGACCACCTGATACCCCCCATCCCGCCCGCCTCCGCCGCGCAGGGCAGGTCCACCGTCGACGTGGGACCGGACCTCTTCAAGGGCGACGGCGGCCACGTCGCCGGCGCCTACGGGCTCGGGCAGCGCGTGCCGATGCTGGTCGTCTCCCCGTGGAGCAAGGGCGGCTACGTCTGCTCCGAGACGCTCGACCACACCTCCGTCATCCGGTTCATGGAGCGCCGCTTCGGTGTGCACGAGCCGAACATCTCGCCCTGGCGGCGCGCCATATCCGGCGACCTGACCTCCGCCTTCGACTTCTCCCGCAAGGACACCGAGCCGGTAGCGCTGCCGTCCACCGACGGCTACCAGCCGCCGGACCGGGACCGCCACCCCGACTATGTGCCGACCCCGCCCGCCGACGGAACCCTGCCCAAGCAGGAGCGCGGCCTGCGACCCACCCGCCCGCTGAAGTACGCGCCGTCCGTGGACGGTTCGGCGGACACCGCGGCCGGGACGTTCACCCTGACCTTCGCCTCCGGCGCGCACGCCGGTGCCGCCTTCCTGGTCACCTCCGGCAACCGCACCGACGGCCCCTGGAACTACACCACCGAGGCCGGCACGTCGGTCTCGGACACCTGGAACTCGGCGTACTCCGGCGGTTCCTACGATCTGACCGTGCACGGCCCGAACGGCTCCCTGCGCGTCTTCGAGGGCCATGGCAAGGCCGCCGGTCCCGAGGTCACCGCCCGGCACACCGGTGACGACCTCGCGCTGACGTTCACCAACAAGGGTTCCGGCACGGTGAAGTTGAAGGTCACGAGCGGCTACGGCGGCCGCCCGCAGACGGTCACGGTGCGCCCCGGTGCCACGGTGAAGCACACCGTCGACCTCGGGTCGAGCAGGCGCTGGTACGACCTCACCGTCACCTCCGACGCCGACCCGTCCTTCCTGCGCCGCTTCGCCGGGCACGTGGAGAACGGGCGGCCGGGTGTGAGCGACCCCGCGATCGTGACGGAATGA
- a CDS encoding phospholipid scramblase-related protein, with product MTTHSNTPAGWYPDPHGAPHTLRYWDGSQWTQHTHAEQQAQAAQQAPQQVPAQQAQGPQGYGQQPYGQQPRGQQPHGQQPYGQQPYGQQPHGQQPYGHQAAAHDQRVQHQVQQQAGVAPSGPGGGTLFTEPVLVVNQKAKLIELTNEYSVFDQNGNQIGSVTEVGQSALKKAVRFVSSLDQFMTHKLEIRDSYGQPQLVLTRPAKVFKSRVVVERPDGQVVGEIVQQNMIGKIHFAMNADGRQVGAIKAENWRAWNFAIVDHAENEVARITKTWEGLAKTMFTTADNYVLQIHYQLPEPLLSLVVATALTVDTALKQDSRGLG from the coding sequence GTGACCACGCATTCGAACACGCCTGCAGGCTGGTACCCCGATCCCCACGGCGCACCGCACACGCTGCGCTACTGGGACGGCTCGCAGTGGACGCAGCACACCCACGCCGAGCAGCAGGCACAGGCCGCGCAGCAGGCGCCGCAGCAGGTGCCCGCGCAGCAGGCGCAGGGTCCGCAGGGATACGGCCAGCAGCCTTACGGTCAGCAGCCCCGTGGTCAGCAGCCCCATGGTCAGCAGCCCTATGGCCAGCAGCCTTACGGTCAGCAGCCCCATGGTCAGCAGCCCTACGGTCACCAGGCCGCGGCCCACGATCAGCGCGTCCAGCACCAGGTGCAGCAGCAGGCCGGGGTCGCGCCGAGCGGCCCCGGCGGCGGCACGCTGTTCACCGAACCGGTGCTGGTCGTGAACCAGAAGGCCAAGCTGATCGAGCTGACGAACGAGTACAGCGTCTTCGACCAGAACGGCAACCAGATCGGATCGGTCACGGAGGTCGGGCAGAGCGCGCTGAAGAAGGCGGTGCGCTTCGTCTCCAGTCTCGACCAGTTCATGACCCACAAGCTGGAGATCCGCGACAGCTACGGGCAGCCGCAGCTGGTGCTGACCCGGCCCGCGAAGGTCTTCAAGTCGCGGGTGGTGGTGGAGCGCCCGGACGGTCAGGTCGTGGGCGAGATCGTCCAGCAGAACATGATCGGGAAGATCCACTTCGCGATGAACGCGGACGGCCGGCAGGTCGGCGCGATCAAGGCGGAGAACTGGCGCGCCTGGAACTTCGCGATCGTCGACCACGCCGAGAACGAGGTCGCCCGGATCACCAAGACCTGGGAGGGCCTGGCGAAGACCATGTTCACGACCGCGGACAACTACGTCCTGCAGATCCACTACCAACTGCCCGAGCCGCTGCTGAGCCTGGTGGTGGCGACCGCACTGACCGTGGACACGGCGCTGAAGCAGGACTCCCGCGGTCTCGGCTGA
- a CDS encoding DMT family protein, with product MSAAVLAIVLSLFSAVAYAAAAVAQERLAARESGTGVVRLLACGAWWWSVALNASAALLHVAALKFGPLTLVQPLGALTLVAAVPLGARAAGRRVRAVEWRGTALTLLGLAALLVTASGPEPDEVLSLPEALAVAGATTAVIGVLSRPGARPGLRHATASGFASGVASALTQTVTVAATDRSEAPLSAHVVVVALLVALFATAGLLLSQTAYRDGLGAPLALVTLANPVAAAVIGLSLLGERLQGGAAGLLLAAAGAGLASWGVVTLARSGPAALAPVDDDHPVAAVLALEPGPAPFEPSLPAQRPAAPEHLTTL from the coding sequence ATGAGCGCCGCCGTCCTCGCGATCGTCCTGTCCCTGTTCTCCGCGGTCGCGTACGCGGCGGCCGCCGTGGCTCAGGAGCGACTCGCCGCCCGGGAGAGCGGGACGGGTGTGGTCCGGCTGCTGGCGTGCGGCGCCTGGTGGTGGTCGGTCGCACTGAACGCCTCCGCCGCGCTGCTGCACGTCGCCGCTCTCAAGTTCGGTCCGCTGACGCTGGTGCAGCCGCTCGGCGCGCTCACCCTGGTGGCCGCGGTGCCGCTGGGGGCGCGGGCGGCGGGGCGCCGGGTCCGCGCGGTGGAGTGGCGGGGCACGGCCCTGACGCTGCTCGGTCTGGCAGCGCTGCTGGTGACGGCGTCCGGGCCGGAGCCGGACGAGGTGCTGAGCCTGCCCGAGGCGCTGGCGGTGGCCGGGGCGACCACCGCCGTGATCGGCGTGCTCTCCCGGCCGGGCGCCCGCCCCGGGCTTCGGCACGCGACCGCTTCGGGCTTCGCGTCCGGTGTCGCCTCGGCGCTCACCCAGACCGTGACGGTGGCGGCGACGGACCGCTCCGAAGCGCCGCTGAGCGCGCACGTCGTCGTGGTGGCGCTGCTGGTGGCGCTGTTCGCGACGGCCGGTCTGCTGCTGTCGCAGACCGCGTACCGGGACGGCCTCGGCGCTCCGCTCGCGCTCGTCACCCTCGCCAACCCGGTCGCGGCGGCGGTCATCGGTCTCAGTCTGCTGGGCGAACGCCTCCAGGGCGGCGCGGCAGGTCTGCTCCTCGCGGCGGCGGGCGCGGGCCTGGCGTCCTGGGGCGTGGTGACGCTGGCGCGGTCCGGCCCCGCTGCCCTCGCCCCGGTCGACGACGACCACCCGGTCGCCGCGGTGCTGGCTCTGGAGCCCGGGCCGGCCCCCTTCGAGCCGTCCTTGCCCGCTCAGCGGCCGGCCGCGCCGGAGCACCTGACCACCCTGTGA
- a CDS encoding phosphatase PAP2 family protein, with the protein MDSRTEPEGEGAAAIHRPPLVRELLLVAGLFLVYKFGRQLANGHTAEAFHNAHRVWDWERALRLPGEGAVQSALLHGDTLVRTANLYYVAVHFTATAAFLVWLYLRRPDHYLWARRILALVTGAALALHLTFPLAPPRMLHMAHLVDTGQLYGPTVYGAEPATDSMANQFAAMPSLHFGWALMVAVGLIAATRSRWRWLWLLHPLVTLLVIVGTANHYWLDAVVATVLLGIALAVVPSPSAKPQRIAPAVRRAVPSARSAEARTADGHGLVGAGR; encoded by the coding sequence ATGGATTCCCGCACCGAGCCCGAAGGGGAAGGGGCAGCCGCGATACACCGGCCGCCCCTCGTCCGCGAGCTCCTTCTCGTCGCCGGGCTCTTCCTGGTCTACAAGTTCGGCCGGCAGCTCGCGAACGGCCACACCGCGGAGGCGTTCCACAACGCGCACCGCGTCTGGGACTGGGAGCGCGCGCTGCGGCTGCCCGGCGAGGGCGCCGTGCAGTCCGCACTGCTGCACGGCGACACCCTCGTCCGCACCGCGAACCTCTACTACGTGGCCGTGCACTTCACGGCCACCGCGGCGTTCCTGGTGTGGCTGTACCTGCGGCGGCCGGACCACTACCTGTGGGCCCGCCGGATCCTCGCTCTGGTCACCGGCGCGGCGCTGGCGCTGCACCTCACGTTTCCGCTCGCCCCGCCGCGAATGCTCCACATGGCGCACCTGGTGGACACCGGGCAGCTGTACGGGCCGACGGTGTACGGGGCCGAGCCCGCGACCGACTCGATGGCGAACCAGTTCGCCGCCATGCCCTCGCTGCACTTCGGCTGGGCGCTGATGGTCGCGGTCGGCCTGATCGCGGCGACCCGGTCCCGGTGGCGGTGGCTGTGGCTGCTGCATCCGCTGGTGACGCTGCTCGTGATCGTCGGTACGGCGAACCACTACTGGCTCGACGCGGTCGTGGCGACGGTCCTGCTGGGCATCGCTCTGGCCGTGGTCCCGAGCCCGTCGGCGAAGCCGCAGCGAATCGCCCCGGCGGTGCGGCGCGCGGTGCCGTCGGCGAGGTCCGCGGAGGCCAGGACCGCCGACGGCCACGGCCTGGTGGGGGCCGGGCGATGA
- a CDS encoding TetR/AcrR family transcriptional regulator, producing the protein MTSQAAEVPQSAAASRRSKLTPEREQEFFDAVLEQIRECGYDAVTMEGVAAVTRCSKSTLYRQWKTKPQFVAAALRASRCPRFAGVDTGSLAGDLRAVARAAAEWSRRDTKLHQALGHAAMQDPELARALREALVEPEVRALQEIVRRGVEREEVPAGHPALEYVPAQVLGVLRVRPLLEGEYADEEYLTRFVEAVVLPSLGLT; encoded by the coding sequence ATGACGTCGCAGGCAGCGGAGGTACCGCAGTCGGCGGCCGCCTCGCGCCGCTCCAAGCTCACGCCGGAGCGCGAGCAGGAGTTCTTCGACGCCGTGCTGGAGCAGATCCGCGAATGCGGCTACGACGCGGTCACCATGGAGGGCGTCGCGGCCGTCACCCGATGCAGCAAGTCGACGCTGTACCGGCAGTGGAAGACGAAGCCGCAGTTCGTGGCCGCCGCCCTGAGGGCCAGTCGCTGCCCGCGGTTCGCGGGCGTCGACACCGGTTCGCTCGCCGGGGACCTGCGCGCAGTGGCGCGGGCCGCGGCCGAGTGGTCGCGCCGGGACACCAAGCTCCACCAGGCCCTCGGCCACGCCGCGATGCAGGACCCGGAGCTCGCGCGGGCGCTGCGCGAAGCACTGGTCGAGCCCGAGGTCAGGGCGTTGCAGGAGATCGTCCGGCGTGGTGTGGAGCGCGAGGAGGTGCCCGCCGGCCATCCGGCGCTGGAGTACGTCCCCGCACAAGTGCTGGGCGTGCTGCGGGTCCGCCCCCTCCTGGAGGGGGAGTACGCGGACGAGGAGTACCTCACGCGCTTCGTCGAGGCCGTGGTGCTCCCGTCGCTGGGACTCACCTGA
- a CDS encoding DUF2510 domain-containing protein, with translation MTQVTPPGWYPDPGQTSDGPATERWWDGKAWTDRVRPVDAGASWGPPEQPPVAGAYPGEPFAAAPYPGAAPARARHGVRTGIAVAAAIVVLAGIGGGVYALTAQDGASGRSAGAQGPGGPGGFGGQEGQGGQGGQGGQGDPFGGQGGPFGGGSGGSGGQTPAPGRSGQPGTEDGYAADPFNGISIPVPAGWTGQTVEGGAAVQSNDTYKCPGDASKTCNTGGAYSASAEQQGLTATTARAAAQQDIAKNAEESYGGTSYGGITSHQVLASEAVTVAGQNGYMVRWKAVTAKGTDGYVESLVFPSPADSRQLVVVRFGLDAGSGGPKPSVLDQITKGIKESSAGGTGQKV, from the coding sequence ATGACGCAGGTGACTCCTCCCGGGTGGTACCCCGACCCGGGGCAGACAAGTGACGGGCCCGCCACCGAGCGGTGGTGGGACGGCAAGGCGTGGACGGACCGGGTCCGCCCCGTGGACGCGGGCGCCTCGTGGGGTCCTCCGGAGCAGCCGCCGGTCGCCGGCGCGTATCCGGGCGAGCCGTTCGCCGCCGCCCCCTACCCCGGTGCCGCGCCCGCTCGGGCGCGGCACGGTGTGCGGACCGGGATAGCCGTGGCGGCGGCGATCGTGGTGCTGGCGGGCATAGGCGGCGGTGTCTACGCGCTCACGGCGCAGGACGGCGCGAGCGGCCGCTCCGCGGGTGCTCAGGGTCCGGGCGGCCCGGGCGGCTTCGGTGGCCAAGAAGGCCAGGGCGGTCAGGGCGGCCAAGGTGGTCAGGGCGATCCGTTCGGGGGGCAGGGCGGGCCCTTCGGCGGTGGTTCCGGGGGTTCGGGCGGTCAGACGCCCGCGCCCGGTCGGTCCGGGCAGCCGGGGACCGAGGACGGGTACGCCGCCGACCCGTTCAACGGCATCAGCATCCCGGTGCCCGCCGGGTGGACCGGCCAGACCGTCGAGGGCGGGGCGGCCGTCCAGTCGAACGACACCTACAAGTGCCCCGGTGACGCCTCGAAGACCTGCAACACCGGCGGGGCCTACTCGGCCTCCGCCGAGCAGCAGGGGCTGACGGCCACGACCGCTCGGGCGGCGGCCCAGCAGGACATCGCCAAGAACGCCGAGGAGTCCTACGGCGGCACGTCCTACGGCGGGATCACCTCGCACCAGGTGCTGGCCTCGGAGGCGGTGACCGTGGCCGGGCAGAACGGCTACATGGTCCGCTGGAAGGCGGTCACGGCTAAGGGCACGGACGGCTATGTCGAGTCGCTGGTCTTCCCGTCGCCCGCAGACTCCCGGCAGCTCGTCGTCGTACGCTTCGGCCTCGACGCCGGGTCCGGCGGGCCCAAGCCGTCCGTCCTGGACCAGATCACCAAGGGCATCAAGGAGTCGTCGGCGGGCGGCACCGGACAGAAGGTCTAG
- a CDS encoding ATP-binding protein gives MTEARPGAAASASLWERDAELTVITEAVDALCDDASPSESGSLLVFSGEAGIGKTALLAETRRIADERGCAVWWARGGETVTSVPFNVVRQLLQPVLLSLMPQEAREYLGDWYEVAGPALGIADPGERQADPQGVCDGLVEVVSRLARREWPLVLIVDDAHWADQETLHWLAACCERLADLRVLLVVALRPGEASGEGARHLDAITAAARRPVSTLSALTPEATAGLTRATVGAHADAPFCREVWAVTGGNPYETVELLAKVQDSRLDPVEASCAELRDLNRSARGNGLVARLEGLGIDATRFAWAAAILGTGITLDLVAELATMRPEEAARCAELLSAARILTAPGVAGRRTDGAELEFVHPLIASAVYRSIPDGLRTAMHGIAARVVTDSGLGAAAASRHLLEVHPDDDEELVEQMREAAREHLAVGAPEAARRCLERALAEPPTPEAHPYVLYELGCATLLTAPATTIDYLQAALALPGLEGDDRVDAVHRLSQALLHNDQLDDAIRTVDEEAARLEPGPSRMRLQAVHYMWESIHAAEEDSPARSRELAELARTCTGRDNSERALLILRGFDAMTHGENAEEVVEVCDRALVNGRLAPGFGWTDTEWGIELLLMLGSAYAYSDRLDRAESLFTEGLRAYESAGWSGGHLSLAHAYVGLAHRRRGRLRDAETSLRESLRLAERVGRGLPLYWSATCGLVDTLLARGHVEEAWSLAERYGFAPPYPSTIVLPDTRSVRGRLLLAVGRTEEAVGELEAAEKACAGRGHNPVLAPWAGDLARALAADDPRRAADLAALARRQAELLGTDTAIGEALRVAAALETGQRAVRLAGQAVAYLEASPCQYEHAAALVEYGIATRSVPELERGLSLAESCGADGLAVRARDALEAVGAP, from the coding sequence ATGACGGAGGCACGGCCCGGCGCGGCCGCCTCGGCTTCCCTGTGGGAACGCGACGCGGAGCTGACCGTCATCACCGAGGCGGTCGACGCGCTCTGCGACGACGCGTCGCCCTCGGAGTCGGGGAGTCTGCTGGTGTTCAGCGGGGAGGCCGGCATCGGCAAGACCGCCCTCCTCGCCGAGACACGCCGCATCGCGGACGAGCGCGGCTGCGCGGTCTGGTGGGCGCGCGGCGGCGAGACCGTCACGTCCGTGCCCTTCAACGTCGTACGACAACTGCTCCAGCCCGTGCTCCTGTCCCTGATGCCTCAGGAGGCGCGGGAGTACCTGGGCGACTGGTACGAGGTCGCGGGCCCCGCCCTCGGCATAGCGGACCCCGGAGAGCGGCAGGCCGACCCGCAGGGCGTGTGCGACGGACTGGTCGAGGTCGTCTCCCGGCTCGCCCGGCGGGAGTGGCCGCTGGTCCTGATCGTCGACGACGCCCACTGGGCCGACCAGGAGACCCTGCACTGGCTGGCCGCCTGCTGCGAACGCCTCGCCGACCTGCGCGTGCTCCTCGTGGTGGCCCTGCGCCCCGGCGAGGCGTCCGGCGAGGGCGCCCGGCACCTCGACGCGATCACCGCGGCCGCCCGTCGCCCGGTCAGCACCCTCAGCGCGCTCACCCCCGAGGCGACCGCCGGACTCACCCGGGCCACCGTCGGCGCGCACGCCGACGCCCCGTTCTGCCGCGAGGTGTGGGCCGTGACCGGCGGCAACCCGTACGAGACCGTGGAACTGCTCGCCAAGGTGCAGGACAGCCGGCTCGACCCGGTCGAGGCCTCGTGCGCCGAGCTGCGCGACCTGAACCGCTCGGCCCGCGGCAACGGCCTCGTCGCCCGCCTGGAGGGCCTCGGCATCGACGCCACCCGGTTCGCCTGGGCCGCGGCCATCCTCGGCACCGGCATCACCCTGGACCTGGTGGCCGAGCTCGCCACCATGCGCCCCGAGGAGGCCGCCCGCTGCGCCGAACTGCTCAGCGCGGCCCGCATCCTGACCGCACCGGGTGTAGCGGGCCGCCGGACGGACGGCGCTGAGCTGGAGTTCGTCCACCCGCTGATCGCCAGTGCCGTCTACCGCTCGATCCCCGACGGCCTGCGTACCGCCATGCACGGCATCGCCGCGCGGGTCGTCACCGACTCCGGGCTCGGCGCGGCGGCCGCCTCCCGCCACCTCCTCGAAGTCCACCCGGACGACGACGAGGAACTGGTCGAGCAGATGCGGGAGGCGGCGCGCGAACACCTCGCCGTCGGCGCCCCCGAAGCGGCCCGCCGCTGCCTGGAGCGCGCCCTGGCCGAACCGCCGACGCCCGAGGCCCACCCGTACGTGCTCTACGAACTGGGCTGCGCCACGCTGCTGACCGCACCGGCCACCACCATCGACTACCTCCAGGCCGCCCTGGCCCTGCCGGGCCTGGAAGGCGACGACCGGGTGGATGCCGTCCACCGCCTGTCCCAGGCCCTGCTGCACAACGACCAGCTCGACGACGCCATCCGCACCGTCGACGAGGAGGCCGCCCGTCTGGAACCGGGCCCCTCCCGGATGCGTCTGCAGGCCGTCCACTACATGTGGGAGAGCATCCACGCGGCCGAGGAGGACTCCCCGGCACGCTCCCGCGAGCTGGCCGAACTCGCCCGCACCTGCACCGGCAGGGACAACTCCGAGCGCGCCCTGCTCATCCTGCGCGGCTTCGACGCGATGACCCACGGCGAGAACGCCGAAGAGGTCGTGGAAGTGTGCGACCGGGCCCTCGTCAACGGCCGCCTCGCCCCGGGATTCGGCTGGACCGACACCGAGTGGGGCATCGAACTGCTGCTCATGCTGGGCAGCGCGTACGCCTACAGCGACCGGCTCGACCGGGCCGAGAGCCTGTTCACCGAGGGCCTGCGCGCATACGAGTCCGCCGGCTGGAGCGGTGGTCATCTCTCCCTGGCCCACGCCTACGTCGGACTCGCGCACCGCAGGCGCGGTCGGCTCCGGGACGCGGAGACCTCCCTGCGCGAGTCGCTGCGCCTCGCCGAGCGCGTCGGGCGCGGGCTGCCCCTGTACTGGTCGGCGACCTGCGGCCTCGTCGACACGCTGCTCGCCCGCGGGCACGTCGAGGAGGCCTGGTCCCTCGCCGAGCGGTACGGTTTCGCACCTCCGTACCCGTCCACGATCGTGCTGCCCGACACCCGTTCCGTGCGCGGCCGGCTGCTTCTCGCCGTCGGGCGGACCGAGGAGGCCGTGGGCGAGCTGGAGGCCGCGGAGAAGGCGTGCGCGGGGCGCGGCCACAACCCGGTGCTGGCCCCCTGGGCGGGGGACCTGGCGCGGGCACTGGCCGCCGACGATCCGCGGCGTGCGGCGGATCTGGCCGCTCTTGCCCGCCGGCAGGCCGAGCTCCTGGGCACCGACACAGCCATCGGCGAGGCCCTGCGGGTGGCTGCCGCGCTGGAGACCGGGCAGCGTGCGGTGCGCCTGGCCGGGCAGGCGGTGGCGTACCTCGAGGCCTCACCCTGCCAGTACGAACACGCCGCCGCGCTGGTCGAGTACGGGATCGCCACGAGGTCGGTGCCCGAACTCGAACGGGGGCTTTCGCTGGCGGAGTCCTGCGGGGCGGACGGGTTGGCCGTCCGGGCCCGGGACGCGTTGGAGGCCGTCGGAGCACCGTGA
- a CDS encoding SDR family NAD(P)-dependent oxidoreductase — MSTVLITGATSGLGRYVAFELARSGHVVLAHGRDAGRTDRLVAELRTEGEAHGFVADLASLAEVRRLGDEVAAAHPGLDVLINNAGVGGGARGSGREVSADGHELRLAVNYLAPVALTRALLPVLRQNTPARIVNVGSAGQEPVDFDDPELTRGYSGVSAYCRSKFALAAHTFTLAEELRGTGVSVNVLHPATYMDTAMVREAGVTPWNTVADGAAGVLVPATQEVGSGGYFDGTSPSRAHERAYDREVRKRLEAVTDQLLAL; from the coding sequence ATGTCGACTGTTCTCATCACCGGTGCCACCTCCGGACTCGGCCGGTACGTCGCCTTCGAACTGGCCCGTTCCGGACACGTGGTCCTCGCCCACGGGCGCGACGCCGGCCGCACCGACCGGCTCGTCGCGGAGTTGCGCACCGAGGGCGAGGCGCACGGCTTCGTCGCCGACCTCGCCTCGCTGGCCGAGGTGCGCCGGCTCGGCGACGAGGTCGCAGCGGCGCACCCCGGGCTGGACGTCCTGATCAACAACGCGGGGGTGGGCGGCGGCGCGCGTGGCTCCGGGCGCGAGGTCAGCGCCGACGGCCACGAACTGCGGCTCGCGGTCAACTACCTGGCACCGGTCGCCCTCACCCGCGCCTTGCTGCCGGTGCTGCGGCAGAACACCCCCGCCAGGATCGTCAACGTGGGCTCGGCGGGCCAGGAGCCCGTGGACTTCGACGACCCGGAGCTGACCCGCGGCTACAGCGGCGTCTCGGCGTACTGCCGCAGCAAATTCGCCCTGGCCGCGCACACGTTCACGCTGGCGGAGGAGCTCCGGGGCACGGGCGTGTCGGTGAACGTCCTGCACCCCGCGACCTACATGGACACGGCGATGGTCCGCGAGGCCGGGGTCACTCCCTGGAACACGGTGGCGGACGGGGCGGCGGGGGTGCTGGTGCCGGCGACGCAGGAGGTGGGCAGCGGCGGCTACTTCGACGGGACCAGTCCTTCACGGGCGCATGAGAGGGCGTACGACCGGGAGGTACGCAAGCGCCTGGAAGCGGTCACGGATCAACTACTGGCCCTCTAG